CAATTTACCCATCTTACTAACCTTTTcaactttttcaaaatttctcGCCTTCATctgcaaataaattaattttagtaagaattgtttatattatatttttccctAAACTGGAAATAACTTAAGAAATAAGCCGTGAGATCCACagggtaattttaaattttgcagttgaataaaatatgattcCAGAATTAAGAAAGAAGTTTATTAAGGGTATATCAAAATGAACCTGAAAGATTAATCTAGATACaagtaataaaaatcttattactGTTGCACCAGGCTATCTCGGATTTGAAGGCACCATGATAATGAGATACCTGTTAAGGATGTTAAAACTACTGTGATATGTGGTATATATGTGATATTGCTTTCAGCTACAGTCCCTTTTATATTTTACGGGACATGTACTACAtgcaaacttttattttatagttaggCAGGAAAATGTACGACCTGATGGCAAAGTAGTCACAACTAcaactgtaataaaaatgagCCAGTCAGActcaataaatgtatattgtgCTGAATTCTATGCATGCAATTGTTGGAATATATCTGGCAACACTAGTTTAAGACATTACTAAAAAATGCATCTAGTCTGATGTACCCCTTCATGACTGGGATGTTTCATCCAggataaattttatgttaaatggATACATCACTATTTTTTCAAGTATACTTCATACTAACCTCCTGTTCTATGTATATTTTCCAATAACGGCCAGTAGTTGGAAAAGCCGTGATGAGCTTCTCGTACATTGACCGTACTTCATTTATAGGCCTAGTTTGGGCTTCTCGGATCAAGAGGGACCAGGAATCCACGTCATATACATTGGCTTCCACTGCTCGGTGAGCGCGGATTAACCTTTCATTTCCCCAGTCCTGTTAAAGCATTTAACATATTATCAGTATGATAAAACCACGCACATATTTTTCCTTTACCAATTCATATGTCgagataattttttaaaaaacattaattaataaaaatcctaGCGTGCAGCTTATACTTGTTAACTTTCAGAAaggatattttatgtaaattgaatttatttcgaATGATAattcttggtagaatctgtAATCTaagccggtggtagctttaaatttaatacaaatcagTAAAACGTTTATTTTGGTATTGTATCCACATTTCAAATATACCACTAAATATCTAcagtacaataaagtatatagtATCAGGTGTACAAAAAAACTTACGATCTCTGCGCTTTCATCCGCCGTCATGTCGGTAATATGTTATTGTCAAttatacaaaagtaaataatactACAACTAATCTAATAGaagtgaaattattatataagcacTATTATGGGTTGAACTgaagttaaaaatacattttatttaattaaatataaaataaaataaagaatctaCACCGACGCCATGCACTTCAACGAACACaaatatgcaaataaaattgacatatgACAATACAATGACAGTTgcatagaatattataaattggtgTTTGTAATAAATGGCTTCtcgagaaaaaaaatgttattattgttgttatttcaaaatgaactgtaactattgtaatatttttctcatattatttcatgtcaatataaaattatattttatttatttattaatataactacaaACTAAACTCGATTTTAGGTGAAACTCGGTGAATTTGTATTATGCTGGAAATGCTGGAtgctgaaatatttaaataacataaatccaATTGTTTTGAAGTTATAAACATCTgccgatttttatttaattaagtttatttaaaaaaaattgggacGCTATTTTTCACTCGGCCACAACCTCCTCATACATAAAACCTCATATATAATCTGTCTCATTTTCAGTTGTCAAAATACTGTCAGTTGTcattgcaaatttatttaatttctgtttCACCATTGCCGCCCAgtgaatcaaaataaacaaaaatgcttTTTTACTCATTCTTCAAATCACTCGTAGGCAAAGATGTTGTGGTGGAGTTAAAAAACGATCTCAGTATTTGCGGGACGTTGCATTCCGttgatcaatatttaaatataaagttgtcGGATATAAGCGTCATCGACTCGGATAAATACCCTCATATGCTTTCAGTAAAGAACTGTTTCATTCGGGGTTCAGTCGTGCGTTACGTGCAGTTACCTGCTGATGAAGTAGACACACAGCTGCTCCAAGATGCGGCAAGGAAAGAAGCGACTGTCTCGACCAGATAGCCAACCTAACCTCTATGTTGATATGCGACCGTTGGTTTAAGGACTTAAAAGTGttcgtttataaatttaagtgtAAGGCttatggaaataaattttattaagaacatgatctgcatatatttttatcctAATCATATAAAGTGTTATTGAGAttgaaaaaaactataaattttctATTGGTTTCAGTATACCAcaaaccaaatttcaaattaattaaattagaaaaagcTGCAATTACATTATTCAGTAATTAGCACTGTTAGATGGGCTTATTGAATGCAAATATatcattacttttaattatacacctattttatttaatttccatcGTGTTTAATTACTTCTACTACTTTATGTTGTCCATGTCTATAGGCAAGCAGAAATGGCCTAAATATCATTACgtccaaataatttaaataatttctatgaaacctGTATAGATTTTCACATGTAGCTTTTTAGTATTAGCAAATAATTAAAGATCCACTTTTATACAgccttaattgtttttttaatttcaataaaaccaataaattaCTGTCAAGTTTTTATTACTGTTATGTTTCTTTTTCTTCTATTTCTGGCAGATCTCTGTCCGTTTCTTGGTCAAAATAATTATCAGGTACAACATAATTCTCTGGAGGTCTCATCGGACCGTACATTTTCTTTTCAGTCTGTTCTTTTTCTTCTGTCTTTACTTCTGGCATACTATCTTCTAATTTTACTTCTTTCTTAACAGCAACTTCATCTTTAGATGGTTCTGGTTCTTCATCTGAGTCCATTTCTTCAACAAATTCTTCATCTTGTTTTGTTTCCTTCTTAACTTTTGGTCGCTTTTCTTTGTCCTCTTTTAATCGCAACCTACAAGGAAAAACAAAGAACAATATTGCATATAGTTGtcatttataaacttttacCTAGATACTATATTGAAGAAACAATTAGTTTTACTTATGGACAGTAATTAACTAGCATGGATTTTCTACTTGGATCAGTAGGGTTATTCTGTAaaaagaaactcgaatctcatcTCAGGTCACGagtgaaatgtcaaaatgtgACATTGAAATGCCATCAGTCTATAAGTGAGTTGTCAACAATACACGAGTGACATGTGAAGTGATATCTTACACAATTGTGCTGCTGGACTCCATATAATGGATAGAATTTTAATAGTGTTAAAGAGATtcttcaaattcaattaaaaataaattaaaaaattattaatttataaatacgaaattatGCTGAAAAtctgaatttaaaattgttttagtttgAAGTACAGATATAATCAGGACACAGTAtagatatttagtttttatttatcattttaaggcaggaaaatatagtattaaagatcaattcaatattacttttttataatatctgtaGCCGATTAGTCACTTGACTTTTTGGTGGTTATTAGTGGTTAACTTACGCacgaaattatatgtaaaacattTGAACTATATAGGGTTTTTGTTAATATTCAATTcaacacaaattattatatttaccttTTGCCATAAATAACAGAGTTGGTCTGTTTGACGGCCATCTTTGTGTCGTCCTTCTTAAGTAATGGCGGCGCGTTCGCAGGCCGTGCCAGCTCAGCCAGTCGCTGTGTTTTCGATAGCTCCGCTTTAAGCTTTTGTATGCTCatctataaataacatatatattttttattaatcattaaattaagcccttaatgttaataataggctatttgacaatgcgaaaaataaattgtgaattattgtaatcagtgtagattatgagtataaaaatggttatttagtaacaaaacttgaaaataatacttaatttattcaaaaatcaataaataaaaatgcattttttcagacgtttgtcacgtgacacaaaacgctcctgattggccgggcttatgatgaagtcactttcttgtaaactttgcttctctactatatgtaccacagatcaaaatacagcaaagtgacgtcaccgaccccattgcagcaccatattgtctaagtagcgttgtaatatattatttttcggcaaatatgtactagaaataaaaaaaaatcaacttttactgggttccttaacctctaaataatataaaatggattttaaaaaccagtcaaatagcctattataatgtaaatatatgtaaaacatgTAGCTATAAACACCACAATGAGGCTTGCTGAGTTATTTAATTCTCATCATTGAATagattaaagaaataattgcAGTACTGGATCATATGCTTGCCCTAGAAGAGACAATATTGTCTATTCCTCACTAGAATCAATAGGAGTATAAGCAAAACCCACTTTAAAATTTCAGGCCATATGACATTATTAGTTGTTACTTGGGTAAAATAATTAGTCTATATCCTTCTGTGGAgttaaaatttgtttcatatcaaattcggtttggtagtgaaagagcgacacagacataaaaattcaattgcTTTATTGACTTTGGCCTGAGACATAAACATCTGCAGTCTTGATAGGATACCAAACAACAGAAAGAATATAGCATGTAATAGTTTAACTTactatttgcttttttttcctttgttaaataataaagtgaatCAAGTGGGTGTGTTAAATAACAGTGTGACACATTGAAGCTGTATTCGGAATAACATGGTTAATTACAAGCTCATGTATTTTCTCCGTTCCTAcgaacataataataacataggCATAATAGGTATTTGTGTCAAGATagggggttgtccattaatcacgtgaggcaTGAAAGGggggggggaggggtttgataaaaatcacgaaaataacacaagggggggggggggggtcgtctgtagtaagatatctcgtgtatttattttttcgtctaatgcgcgatttttaaacaaatatggtccttaatttcagaataaaataagattatactttatacctgtatttaaattaagataatattcagaaaattttaagattcgttttaggtactaaaaatacacgtgatgttgagaagggggggggggtggtcttaaacctcactacgtatcaccaatgggggaggggggttaaaaaatgctaaaaaaagatcacgtgattaatggacaacccctagaACACAAAAGTCTTGATCACAAAGATTATCTGTAAGAGAGTCAGTAGGATTTTACCTTCGTTTTAGATATTTCAGCCTTTTGCGCCATACTCTGTCCCTGTTTGCCCAGAGTACTCATGAACTCATCCAGAGCATCCTCCCCTTCCTTCGTCTCCTTTACTGGTTTATTCGTAGCCCTGAGGCATTCTAATGCTTTCTCTTCTGCGGATATCTTGTTTTCTATATCTGTTATCTGTTTTAGCTGTGGACAAGGACATTAAGTTGGTTATCTTTGACtacactttattattaattcaaatcaaaacatactttattaaagtagacttatacaagcacttctgaatgatttaataaactatattaattgaagctaccactgtagaatgaagattctaccgagaaaaatcagcaaaaaaatca
This Vanessa cardui chromosome 29, ilVanCard2.1, whole genome shotgun sequence DNA region includes the following protein-coding sequences:
- the LOC124541948 gene encoding U6 snRNA-associated Sm-like protein LSm2 → MLFYSFFKSLVGKDVVVELKNDLSICGTLHSVDQYLNIKLSDISVIDSDKYPHMLSVKNCFIRGSVVRYVQLPADEVDTQLLQDAARKEATVSTR